The following proteins are encoded in a genomic region of Vulpes vulpes isolate BD-2025 chromosome X, VulVul3, whole genome shotgun sequence:
- the MED12 gene encoding mediator of RNA polymerase II transcription subunit 12 isoform X35, which produces MNMAVPRTSTSILPSSNFSSIIAEKLRCNTLPDTGRRKPQVNQKDNFWLVTARSQSAINTWFTDLAGTKPLTQLAKKVPIFSKKEEVFGYLAKYTVPVMRAAWLIKMTCAYYAAITETKVKKRHVIDPFMEWTQIITKYLWEQLQKMAEYYRPGPTGSGGCGSTIGPLPHDIEVAIRQWDYNEKLAMFMFQDGMLDRHEFLTWVLECFEKIRPGEDELLKLLLPLLLRYSGEFVQSAYLSRRLAYFCTRRLALQLDGMSTHSSHVISAQSTSTLPTTPAPQPPTSSTPSTPFSDLLMCPQHRPLVFGLSCILQTILLCCPSALVWHYSLTDSRIKTGSPLDHLPIAPSNLPMPEGNSAFTQQVRAKLREIEQQIKERGQAVEVRWSFDKCQEATAGFTIGRVLHTLEVLDSHSFERSDFSNSLDSLCNRIFGLGPSKDGHEISSDDDAVVSLLCEWAVSCKRSGRHRAMVVAKLLEKRQAEIEAERCGESEAADEKGSIASGSLSAPSAPIFQDVLLQFLDTQAPMLTDPRSESERVEFFNLVLLFCELIRHDVFSHNMYTCTLISRGDLAFGAPGPRPPSPFDDPADDSERKETEGSSSSKLEDPGLSESMDIDPSSSVLFEDMEKPDFSLFSPTMPCEGKGSPSPEKPDVEKEVKPPPKEKIEGTLGVLYDQPRHVQYATHFPIPQEESCSHECNQRLVVLFGVGKQRDDARHAIKKITKDILKVLNRKGTAETDQLAPIVPLNPGDLTFLGGEDGQKRRRNRPEAFPTAEDIFAKFQHLSHYDQHQVTAQVSRNVLEQITSFALGMSYHLPLVQHVQFIFDLMEYSLSISGLIDFAIQLLNELSVVEAELLLKSSDLVGSYTTSLCLCIVAVLRHYHACLILNQDQMAQVFEGLCGVVKHGMNRSDGSSAERCILAYLYDLYTSCSHLKSKFGELFSDFCSKVKNTIYCNVEPSESNMRWAPEFMIDTLENPAAHTFTYTGLGKSLSENPANRYSFVCNALMHVCVGHHDPDRVNDIAILCAELTGYCKSLSAEWLGVLKALCCSSNNGTCGFNDLLCNVDVSDLSFHDSLATFVAILIARQCLLLEDLIRCAAIPSLLNAACSEQDSEPGARLTCRILLHLFKTPQLNPCQSDGNKPTVGIRSSCDRHLLAASQNRIVDGAVFAVLKAVFVLGDAELKGSGFTVTGGTEELPEEEGGGGSGSRRQGGRNISVETASLDVYAKYVLRSICQQEWVGERCLKSLCEDSNDLQDPVLSSAQAQRLMQLICYPHRLLDNEDGENPQRQRIKRILQNLDQWTMRQSSLELQLMIKQTPNNEMNSLLENIAKATIEVFQQSAETGSSSGSTTSNMPSSSKAKPVLSSLERSGVWLVAPLIAKLPTSVQGHVLKAAGEELEKGQHLGSSSRKERDRQKQKSMSLLSQQPFLSLVLTCLKGQDEQREGLLTSLYSQVHQIVNNWRDDQYLDDCKPKQLMHEALKLRLNLVGGMFDTVQRSTQQTTEWAVLLLEIIISGTVDMQSNNELFTTVLDMLSVLINGTLAADMSSISQGSMEENKRAYMNLVKKLRKELGERQSDSLEKVRQLLPLPKQTRDVITCEPQGSLIDTKGNKIAGFDSIFKKEGLQVSTKQKISPWDLFEGLKPSAPLSWGWFGTVRVDRRVARGEEQQRLLLYHTHLRPRPRAYYLEPLPLPPEDEEPPAPTLLEPEKKAPEPPKTDKPGAAPPSTEERKKKSTKGKKRSQPAPKTEDYGMGPGRSGPYGVTVPPDLLHHANPSSISHLSYRQGSIGLYTQNQPLPAGGPRVDPYRPVRLPMQKLPTRPPYTGVLPTTMTGVMGIEPSYKTSVYRQQQPTVPQGQRLRQQLQAKIQSQGILGQSTVHQMTPSSSYGLQTSQGYTPYVSHVGLQQHTGPADPTRHLQQRPSGYVHQQAPTYGHGLTSTQRFSHQTLQQAPMIGTMTPLGAQGVQAGVRSASILPEQQQQQQQQQQQQQQQQQQQQQQQQQYHIRQQQQQQILRQQQQQQQQQQQQQQQQQQQQQQQQQQAHQQQQQAAPPQPQPQSQPQFQRQGLQQTQQQQQTAALVRQLQQQLSNTQPQPSTNIFGRY; this is translated from the exons ATGAACATGGCAGTGCCAAGAACGTCAACTTCAATCCTGCCAAG TTCCAACTTCAGCAGCATTATTGCAGAGAAGTTACGTTGTAACACTCTCCCTGACACTGGTCGCAGGAAGCCCCAAGTGAACCAGAAGGACAACTTCTGGCTGGTGACTGCACGATCCCAGAGTGCCATTAACACCTGGTTCACTGACCTGGCTGGCACCAAGCCACTCACACAACTAGCCAAAAAG GTCCCCATTTTCAGTAAGAAGGAAGAAGTCTTTGGGTACTTAGCCAAATACACAGTGCCTGTGATGCGGGCCGCCTGGCTCATCAAGATGACCTGTGCCTACTATGCAGCAATTACTGAGACCAAGGTTAAGAAGAGACATGTCATTGACCCCTTCATGG AATGGACTCAGATCATCACCAAGTACTTATGGGAGCAGCTGCAAAAGATGGCTGAATATTACCGTCCAGGGCCCACAGGCAGTGGGGGCTGTGGTTCCACTATAGGGCCCTTGCCCCATGACATAGAGGTGGCTATCCGGCAGTGGGACTACAATGAGAAGCTGGCAATGTTCATGTTTCAG GATGGAATGCTGGACAGACACGAGTTCCTGACCTGGGTACTTGAGTGTTTTGAGAAAATCCGTCCTGGAGAGGATGAATTGCTTAaactgctgctgcccctgctgctccGA TACTCGGGGGAATTTGTTCAGTCTGCATACCTCTCCCGCCGCCTTGCCTACTTCTGTACCCGGAGACTGGCCTTGCAACTGGACGGCATGAGCACTCACTCATCTCACGTTATATCCGCTCAGTCAACAAGCACACTGCCCACCACCCCTGCTCCTCAGCCCCCAACCAGCAGCACACCCTCTACACCCTTTAGTGACCTGCTGATGTGCCCTCAGCACCGGCCCCTGGTTTTTGGCCTCAGCTGTATCCTTCAG ACCATCCTCCTGTGTTGTCCTAGTGCCCTAGTTTGGCACTACTCGCTGACCGACAGCCGCATTAAGACTGGCTCACCACTTGACCACCTGCCTATTGCCCCCTCCAACCTGCCCATGCCAGAGGGCAACAGTGCCTTTACTCAGCAG GTCCGTGCAAAGTTGCGTGAGATCGAGCAGCAGATCAAGGAGCGAGGACAGGCAGTTGAGGTTCGCTGGTCTTTTGATAAGTGCCAGGAAGCTACTGCAG GCTTCACCATTGGACGGGTGCTCCATACTTTGGAAGTGTTGGACAGCCATAGTTTTGAACGCTCTGACTTCAGTAATTCTCTCGACTCCCTTTGTAACCGAATCTTTGGATTGGGGCCTAGCAAGGATGGGCACGAG ATCTCCTCGGATGATGACGCCGTAGTATCATTACTGTGTGAATGGGCTGTCAGCTGCAAGCGTTCTGGTCGGCATCGTGCTATGGTGGTAGCCAAGCTGCTAGAGAAGAGACAGGCTGAGATTGAAGCTGAG CGTTGTGGAGAGTCAGAAGCCGCAGATGAGAAGGGTTCCATTGCCTCTGGATCCCTTTCTGCTCCTAGTGCTCCCATCTTCCAGGATGTCCTCCTGCAGTTTCTGGATACCCAGGCTCCCATGCTGA CGGACCCCCGAAGTGAGAGTGAGCGAGTGGAGTTCTTCAACTTAGTCCTGCTTTTCTGTGAACTGATTCGGCATGATGTTTTCTCACACAACATGTATACTTGCACCCTCATCTCACGGGGGGACTTGGCCTTTGGAGCCCCTGGTCCCCGGCCTCCATCCCCCTTTGATGACCCTGCTGATGACTCAGAGCGCAAGGAGACCGAGGGCAGCAGCAGTAGCAAGCTGGAG gacccagggctcTCAGAGTCCATGGACATTGACCCTAGTTCCAGTGTGCTTTTCGAGGACATGGAGAAACCTGATTTCTCA TTGTTCTCCCCTACTATGCCCTGTGAGGGGAAGGGCAGTCCATCCCCTGAGAAACCAGATGTTGAGAAGGAGGTGAAGCCCCCACCCAAGGAGAAGATAGAAGGGACCCTTGGGGTTCTTTATGACCAGCCACGACATGTGCAGTATGCCACTCACTTTCCCATCCCCCAG GAGGAGTCATGCAGCCATGAGTGCAACCAGCGGTTGGTCGTACTGTTTGGGGTGGGAAAGCAGCGAGATGATGCCCGCCATGCCATCAAGAAAATTACCAAGGATATCCTGAAGGTTCTGAACCGCAAAGGGACAGCAGAAACTG ACCAGCTTGCTCCTATTGTGCCTCTGAATCCTGGAGACCTGACATTCTTAG GTGGGGAGGACGGGCAGAAGCGGCGGCGCAACCGGCCTGAAGCCTTCCCCACTGCCGAAGACATCTTTGCTAAGTTCCAGCACCTTTCACATTATGACCAGCACCAGGTCACGGCTCAG GTCTCCCGGAATGTTCTGGAGCAGATCACGAGCTTTGCCCTTGGCATGTCCTATCACTTGCCTCTGGTGCAGCATGTGCAATTCATCTTTGACCTCATGGAATATTCGCTCAGCATCAGTGGCCTCATCGACTTTGCCATCCAG CTACTAAACGAACTGAGCGTGGTTGAGGCCGAGTTGCTCCTCAAGTCCTCGGATCTGGTGGGCAGCTACACCACCAGCCTGTGTCTGTGCATCGTGGCTGTCCTGCGGCACTACCATGCCTGCCTCATCCTCAACCAGGACCAGATGGCACAGGTCTTTGAGGG GCTGTGTGGCGTAGTGAAGCATGGGATGAACCGATCAGATGGCTCCTCTGCAGAACGCTGTATCCTTGCTTATCTCTATGATCTGTACACCTCCTGTAGCCATTTAAAGAGCAAATTTGGGGAGCTCTTCAG CGACTTTTGCTCCAAGGTGAAAAACACTATCTACTGCAACGTGGAGCCCTCAGAATCCAACATGCGCTGGGCACCCGAGTTCATGATCGACACTCTGGAGAACCCTGCAGCTCACACCTTTACCTACACGGGGCTAGGCAAGAGTCTTAGTGAGAACCCCGCTAACCGCTACAGCTTTGTCTGCAATGCCCTTATGCACGTCTGTGTGGGGCACCATGATCCCGATAG GGTGAATGACATCGCAATCCTGTGTGCAGAGCTGACTGGCTATTGCAAGTCACTGAGTGCCGAGTGGCTAGGAGTACTCAAGGCTTTATGCTGCTCCTCTAACAATGGCACTTGTGGTTTCAACGATCTCCTCTGCAATGTAGAT GTCAGTGACCTGTCTTTTCATGACTCTCTGGCTACTTTTGTTGCCATCCTCATCGCTCGGCAATGTCTGCTCCTTGAGGATCTGATTCGCTGTGCTGCCATCCCTTCACTCCTTAATGCCG cctgcAGTGAGCAGGACTCTGAGCCAGGGGCCCGGCTGACCTGCCGCATCCTCCTCCACCTTTTCAAGACGCCTCAACTCAATCCTTGCCAGTCAGATGGAA ACAAGCCTACAGTAGGAATCCGTTCCTCCTGTGACCGCCACCTGCTGGCTGCCTCCCAGAACCGCATCGTGGATGGAGCTGTGTTTGCTGTTCTCAAGGCAGTGTTTGTACTTG GGGATGCGGAACTGAAGGGTTCGGGCTTCACTGTGACAGGAGGAACAGAAGAACttccagaggaggagggaggaggtggcagtGGCAGTCGGAGGCAGGGTGGCCGCAACATCTCTGTGGAGACAGCCAGTCTGGATGTCTATGCCAAGTACGTGCTGCGCAGCATCTGCCAACAG GAATGGGTAGGAGAGCGTTGCCTTAAATCATTGTGCGAGGATAGCAATGACCTGCAAGACCCAGTGTTGAGTAGTGCCCAGGCCCAGCGCCTCATGCAGCTCATCTGCTACCCACATCGGTTGCTGGACAATGAGGACGGGGAGAACCCCCAGCGGCAGCGCATTAAGCGTATTCTGCAG AACTTGGACCAGTGGACCATGCGCCAGTCTTCCTTGGAGCTGCAGCTCATGATCAAGCAGACCCCTAACAAT GAGATGAACTCCCTCTTAGAGAACATCGCCAAGGCCACAATCGAGGTTTTCCAACAGTCAGCAGAGACAGGGTCATCTTCTGGAAGCACCACAAGCAACATGCCCAGCAGCAGCAAAGCAAAGCCGGTGCTCAG CTCTCTGGAGCGCTCTGGTGTGTGGCTGGTCGCCCCCCTCATCGCTAAGCTGCCCACCTCAGTCCAGGGGCATGTGTTAAAGGCAGCTGGAGAGGAGTTGGAGAAAGGCCAGCACCTGGGTTCCTCTTCCCGCAAAGAACGTGACCGACAAAAGCAGAAGAG CATGTCCCTGTTGAGCCAGCAGCCATTCTTATCTTTGGTGCTGACATGTCTGAAAGGGCAGGATGAGCAGCGTGAGGGCCTTCTCACCTCCCTCTATAGCCAGGTGCACCAG ATTGTGAATAATTGGCGGGATGACCAGTACTTAGACGACTGCAAACCAAAGCAGCTAATGCACGAGGCTCTCAAGCTGCGGCTCAATCTG GTGGGGGGTATGTTTGACACGGTGCAGCGCAGTACCCAGCAGACTACGGAGTGGGCTGTGCTCCTCCTGGAGATCATCATCAGCGGCACTGTCGACATGCAGTCCAACAA CGAGCTCTTCACCACGGTGCTGGACATGCTGAGCGTGCTCATCAACGGGACTCTGGCCGCGGACATGTCTAGCATCTCTCAAGGCAGCATGGAGGAGAACAAACGTGCCTACATGAACCTGGTCAAGAAGCTGCGG AAAGAGCTGGGGGAGCGCCAGTCAGACAGTCTGGAAAAAGTTCGCCAGCTGCTGCCACTGCCCAAGCAGACCCGAGACGTCATCACGTGTGAGCCACAGGGCTCCCTCATTGATACCAAGGGCAACAAGATTGCCGGCTTCGATTCCATCTTCAAGAAGGAG GGTCTACAGGTTTCCACCAAACAAAAGATCTCTCCCTGGGATCTTTTTGAGGGCTTGAAGCCATCAGCACCACTCTCTTGGGGATGGTTTGGAACGGTTCGAGTCGACCGGCGAGTGGCCCGAGGAGAGGAACAGCAGCGGTTGCTGCTCTACCACACAcacctgaggccccggccccgtGCCTATTACCTGGAGCCACTTCCACTGCCACCAGAAGATGAGGAGccccctgctcccaccctgcTAGAGCCTGAGAAAAAGGCTCCAGAGCCCCCCAAAACTGACAAACCTGGGGCTGCCCCACCCAGTACAGAGGAACGCAAGAAGAAGTCCACCAAGGGCAAGAAACGCAGCCAGCCAGCCCCCAAGACAGAG GATTATGGAATGGGCCCAGGGAGGAGTGGCCCCTATGGCGTGACGGTGCCTCCGGACCTCCTACACCATGCTAATCCCAGTTCCATATCCCATCTCAGCTACAGGCAGGGCTCCATAGGCCTGTACACCCAGAATCAGCCACTACCTGCAG GTGGCCCTCGCGTGGACCCATACCGCCCTGTGCGGTTGCCAATGCAGAAGCTGCCAACCCGACCACCTTACACTGGAGTGCTGCCCACAACCATGACTGGAGTCATGGGGATAGAACCCTCCTACAAGACCTCTGTGTACCGACAGCAGCAGCCCACCGTGCCCCAAGGACAGCGCCTTCGCCAACAGCTCCAGGCAAAGATA caGAGTCAGGGGATATTGGGACAGTCAACTGTCCATCAGATGACTCCCAGCTCTTCCTACGGTTTGCAGACCTCCCAG ggCTATACTCCTTATGTTTCTCATGTGGGATTGCAGCAACACACAGGCCCTGCAG ATCCTACTCGCCACCTGCAACAGCGGCCCAGTGGCTATGTGCACCAGCAGGCCCCAACCTACGGACATGGGCTGACCTCCACCCAAAG